From Rana temporaria chromosome 7, aRanTem1.1, whole genome shotgun sequence, the proteins below share one genomic window:
- the LOC120944788 gene encoding uncharacterized protein LOC120944788 has product MAISDAFGSYISFGSKFVSTFLLTFSLIGIQAILDSNFVCPATNTYSPVLVCFYSLSFYLCPAIIFVYLGLYYFPGFNKKKECCPCWSGSWASFYVFLELGKAPMIWLLIALADGRYMSCFVFAASHYRLDHNYYLFIFQTTGMLAITLLVIVLFYAAKCTCVCLENSRRAYEMLSDVENILITDEAAKQKAEDRQRFLCALEHNGEYMDRTLPRHMLDNKCVIISKLNPPPAASN; this is encoded by the exons ATGGCCATCTCTGACGCGTTCGGATCATACATCTCCTTCGGGTCCAAATTTGTGAGCACGTTCTTATTGACTTTCTCTCTTATTGGAATACAAGCCATTTTAGACTCCAACTTTGTGTGTCCGGCAACAAATACTTACAGCCCGGTCCTCGTATGTTTCTACAGCCTCTCGTTCTACCTGTGTCCCGCCATCATCTTCGTCTACCTGGGACTCTACTATTTTCCTGGATTCAACAAGAAGAAGGAATGTTGCCCGTGTTGGTCTGGCAGTTGGGCTTCTTTCTACGTTTTCCTGGAGCTCGGAAAAGCTCCAATGATTTGGCTCCTGATAGCGCTCGCAGACGGTCGGTACATGTCCTGCTTCGTCTTTGCGGCCTCTCACTATCGCCTGGACCATAACTACTACTTATTCATATTTCAG acCACTGGAATGTTGGCTATTACCCTTTTGGTCATCGTACTTTTTTACGCAGCGAAGTGCACCTGCGTGTGTTTGGAGAACAGTCGGCGTGCGTACGAAATGCTGTCGGACGTGGAGAATATTCTAATAACCGATGAAGCGGCGAAACAGAAAGCTGAAGATAGGCAACGGTTCCTGTGCGCTCTGGAGCACAACGGAGAGTACATGGACCGGACACTGCCGAGACACATGCTGGACAATAAATGCGTGATCATCTCCAAGCTCAACCCACCGCCTGCTGCCAGCAATTAA